A genomic region of Pyrus communis chromosome 14, drPyrComm1.1, whole genome shotgun sequence contains the following coding sequences:
- the LOC137716590 gene encoding 15-cis-phytoene desaturase, chloroplastic/chromoplastic encodes MKLITLPLPLPSTTTLLSPKPQLLRFKFKPQSSLQTTINPPKSPFPPNPKSPVIIIGGGLAGLAAATHLNSQNTPFLLLEASDAVGGRVRTDVVDGFLLDRGFQIFITAYPEAQKLLDYQSLDLQKFYSGARIYYGGSFHTVADPLRDFWNSVKSLANPIGSIPDKLLIGLTRFRVLTKSDEEIFSSGDEVSTMELLRGIGFSDSIIARFFQPFFGGVFFDKELETTSRLFNFIFKCLALGDNTLPSNGIGAIPQQLAAKLPSDSIVLNSRVASIDFSGDESSSPRVRLESGEVLRSEFGVIVAVEQPEADKLLAGRINGLVRTKPARSTVCLYFTADRANIPVSDPVLFLNGSGKGIVNNMFFATNVAPSYGPPEKALVSVSLVGGFEDVTDDDLTTEVVRELSGWFGGSMVGSWRHLRTYRIKFAQPNQCPPLDSKRNPRVGSGVYVCGDHWTTATFDGALVSGKRAAEALLRDTALTRVV; translated from the coding sequence ATGAAACTGATCACTCTTCCTCTTCCACTCCCATCCACCACCACCCTCCTCTCCCCCAAACCCCAACTCCTCCGCTTCAAATTCAAACCCCAATCATCTCTCCAGACAACTATCAACCCCCCAAAATCCCCATTTCCGCCAAATCCCAAGTCCCCTGTTATTATCATCGGCGGAGGACTCGCCGGCCTCGCCGCCGCCACCCACCTCAACTCCCAGAACACCCCTTTCCTCCTCCTCGAAGCCTCCGACGCCGTCGGCGGCCGCGTCCGAACTGACGTCGTCGACGGGTTCCTTCTCGACCGCGGCTTCCAAATCTTCATCACCGCTTACCCCGAAGCCCAGAAACTTCTCGACTACCAATCCCTCGACCTCCAGAAATTCTACTCCGGCGCCCGTATTTACTACGGCGGTAGTTTCCACACCGTTGCCGACCCCCTCCGGGATTTCTGGAACTCTGTCAAGTCCCTCGCCAACCCTATCGGATCCATTCCCGATAAATTGCTCATCGGATTGACGAGATTTCGTGTTCTGACGAAATCCGACGAAGAGATATTCTCCTCCGGCGATGAGGTCTCCACCATGGAGCTGCTGAGGGGAATCGGGTTCTCCGATTCGATCATCGCTCGATTCTTTCAGCCATTTTTCGGCGGCGTTTTCTTCGACAAAGAGCTCGAAACGACTTCCAGATTGTTCAATTTCATCTTCAAGTGTCTCGCCCTCGGCGACAACACTCTCCCATCCAACGGCATTGGCGCCATCCCACAGCAATTGGCCGCGAAATTGCCCTCTGATTCGATCGTTCTCAACTCCCGAGTCGCTTCGATTGATTTCAGCGGCGACGAGTCTTCGTCGCCAAGGGTGAGATTGGAGAGCGGAGAGGTTTTGAGAAGCGAGTTTGGAGTGATAGTGGCAGTTGAGCAACCGGAAGCGGATAAGCTTTTGGCGGGAAGGATAAATGGACTGGTCCGGACCAAACCGGCTCGAAGTACAGTTTGTTTGTATTTCACTGCAGACCGGGCCAACATTCCGGTTTCTGATCCGGTTTTGTTTCTTAACGGGTCGGGCAAGGGCATTGTGAATAACATGTTTTTCGCAACCAATGTAGCTCCATCTTACGGCCCACCCGAGAAGGCTTTGGTATCGGTATCGCTTGTCGGAGGTTTTGAGGATGTGACGGATGATGATCTGACGACTGAAGTTGTTCGTGAGCTCTCTGGCTGGTTTGGGGGATCAATGGTGGGATCTTGGAGACACTTGAGAACGTATCGAATTAAATTTGCACAACCAAACCAATGTCCGCCGCTCGATTCGAAGAGAAACCCTCGGGTCGGGTCGGGTGTGTATGTATGCGGTGACCATTGGACGACTGCCACATTTGATGGGGCGTTGGTGTCGGGAAAGAGAGCGGCAGAAGCTTTGCTTAGAGATACTGCCTTGACCAGGGTTGTTTAG